Proteins co-encoded in one Acanthopagrus latus isolate v.2019 chromosome 10, fAcaLat1.1, whole genome shotgun sequence genomic window:
- the LOC119027841 gene encoding uncharacterized protein LOC119027841 produces the protein MFYFHKSVCLYFHLSVTLFHTVHCMCPRIIPLALLSLISICPPHFLLSLSVSSGFPVCVYVRGLHFMYRCLHPYWCVCVSIIEKKSLLPPPALIFVSFMLFFQPIHSLLVSSQLLSFIIPPLSSLSIFSVAISHLLFSSVLVFLVIIHSFSPRHFSSLSRVPFPPTALSVDLFLRLHISLHVFLSPCSPIVSPRLFWPLSPSSSISTSLVLSPRRLLVSLSLSLSRVADLFLQLSLHFLLLFSPLSSHFYALVLSFSPLTPPPFLLFVHLLLSPPSCILPLSLIRPASIPSLWKSSPCLSLLSPPVPPSFLALLCLFISRSDSSLLFLPLFIYTRSPVSSFHNIPPSFFC, from the coding sequence atgttttatttccataaaTCCGTCTGCCTGTATTTTCATCTCAGTGTCACTCTGTTCCATACCGTACACTGTATGTGTCCTCGTATTatccctctcgctctcctctctcttatttCCATCTGCCCTCCTCACTTCCTGCTGTCACTATCAGTTTCCTCCGGCTTCCCcgtctgtgtgtatgtacgtGGGCTTCACTTCATGTACAGGTGTCTGCATCCatactggtgtgtttgtgtgtctataattgaaaaaaaatccctgctgCCTCCTCCCGCTCTCATATTTGTATcgtttatgttgtttttccagccGATCCACTCTCTCCTCGTTTCCTCCCAACTCCTCTCATTCATcatccctcctctgtcctcactTTCTATCTTTTCTGTTGCCATCTCCCATCTCCTATTTTCCTCCGTGCTAGTTTTCCTAGTTATtattcactctttctctccacgTCATTTCTCATCCCTCTCTCGCGTACCTTTCCCTCCCACCGCTCTGtcagttgatttgtttttgcGGCTTCATATTTCtctccatgtttttctttcaccctGTTCTCCCATTGTATCCCCCCGTCTATTTTGGcccctttctccctcctcttcgaTCTCTACCTCTCTTGTTCTTTCCCCTCGTCggctcctcgtctctctctctctctctctctctcgtgtcgctgatttgtttttgcagctctCCCTtcactttctgcttttattctctcctctctcatctcatttttACGCTCTTGTTCTGTCGTTTTCCCCTCTCACCCCCCCTCCTTTCCTTTTATTCGTACATCTCCTATTGTCTCCCCCCTCTTGcatccttcccctctctctgatTCGCCCTGCCTCCATTCCTTCTCTATGGAAATCTTCTCCTTGTTTGTCGCTTCTTAGTCCCCCTGTTCCTCCATCGTTCTTGGCCCTCCtttgcttgtttatttccaGATCGGAttcctcccttctcttcctgcctctctttATATACACCCGGTCCcctgtttcctcttttcacaatatccctccctctttcttctgcTAA